One [Clostridium] saccharolyticum WM1 DNA segment encodes these proteins:
- a CDS encoding DUF896 domain-containing protein, with the protein MNQEKIDRINTLYHKSKSVGLSEEELAEQAALRREYIQTIRNNLRGNLNNISIQEKDGTITDLGKKYGKVGEE; encoded by the coding sequence ATGAATCAGGAAAAGATTGACCGAATCAATACACTTTATCATAAATCAAAATCAGTAGGATTATCAGAAGAAGAACTGGCAGAGCAGGCTGCTTTACGGAGGGAGTATATTCAAACCATCCGCAATAATTTACGAGGTAATTTAAACAATATTTCGATTCAGGAAAAAGACGGTACCATAACGGATTTAGGTAAAAAATATGGAAAAGTCGGAGAAGAATGA
- the proB gene encoding glutamate 5-kinase — protein sequence MNTWEREKLKDKKRIVIKIGSSSLTHAYTGDLNLMKIEKLVRVISDLKGQGKEVVLVSSGAIAAGRQALGHHTKPVTISEKQAYAAVGQARLMMVYQKLFAEYNQIAAQVLLTKNTMVNDSSRYNAQNTFDELLKLGTIPIVNENDTVSTSEIPLVDNFGDNDRLSAIVAALIGADLLILLSDIDGLYSDDPRQNPDAEFIGLVREITPKLLDMGKSTSGSDVGTGGMAAKLAAARIATDSGSDMVIANGDQVDVIGQIVEGEVKGTLFLAHPNHDFDLMDYINHEY from the coding sequence ATGAACACCTGGGAACGAGAGAAACTAAAGGATAAAAAAAGGATTGTAATTAAAATTGGATCCTCTTCCTTAACACATGCCTATACCGGGGACTTAAACCTGATGAAAATCGAGAAACTGGTTCGGGTAATCAGCGATTTAAAAGGACAGGGAAAAGAGGTGGTTTTGGTTTCCTCCGGTGCTATTGCAGCAGGACGCCAGGCTCTGGGTCATCATACCAAGCCCGTAACTATATCGGAAAAACAGGCATATGCAGCCGTAGGCCAGGCCAGGCTTATGATGGTGTACCAGAAGCTCTTTGCAGAATATAATCAAATAGCTGCACAGGTTCTTTTAACCAAAAATACTATGGTTAATGACAGCAGCCGATACAACGCCCAGAATACCTTTGATGAACTTTTAAAGCTGGGAACCATCCCCATTGTCAATGAAAATGATACCGTATCCACTTCCGAAATTCCCCTGGTGGATAATTTTGGTGATAATGACCGGCTATCCGCTATTGTTGCCGCATTGATCGGAGCGGATCTTCTTATCTTATTATCGGATATCGACGGCCTTTATTCTGATGACCCCAGGCAAAATCCAGACGCAGAATTTATCGGACTGGTAAGGGAAATCACGCCAAAGCTTCTTGATATGGGGAAATCCACCTCTGGAAGCGATGTGGGCACCGGAGGAATGGCCGCAAAGCTGGCAGCCGCCCGCATTGCCACGGACAGCGGTTCTGATATGGTCATTGCAAACGGAGATCAGGTGGATGTCATTGGGCAGATCGTGGAGGGAGAAGTAAAAGGGACCTTGTTCCTGGCCCATCCAAACCATGACTTTGATTTAATGGACTATATTAATCATGAGTATTAA
- a CDS encoding NAD(P)/FAD-dependent oxidoreductase encodes MIRINQLKLPVEHSSEALWAKAAKALKVQVKDIRSILIIKQSVDARKKEEIHFTYSIDVEVEKEESVLHKAKSGDIGLSEKKEYVFLTSGTKRMAHRPVIIGTGPAGLFCGLMLARNGYQPLLLERGECVEKRKEAVDLFWKGGTLRPDCNVQFGEGGAGTFSDGKLNTLVKDPLMRNRKVLELFVEFGADPSILYVNKPHIGTDVLSGIVKGMRKEIIRLGGEVRFNSPVTDFIMNDHRLQGVVVNKKEQIPAEVLVLAIGHSARDTFEILNKKGIPMEAKAFAVGLRIQHPQENINRSQYGTGNHPILGPADYKLTHQCANGRGIYTFCMCPGGYVVNASSEEKKLAVNGMSYHKRDGVNANSALIVTVTPEDFGSTAPLAGIAYQRRLEEAAFSYGSGKIPVQLYGDFKKSQTSKTFGSVAPAFKGLYEFVNIRDFLPEYLSESVIEGVEAFERRIHGFSMADAILAGVESRTSSPVRIPRNETFECGIKGIYPCGEGAGYAGGITSAAMDGLKVAEAIAAKFERFSI; translated from the coding sequence ATGATCAGAATCAATCAATTAAAGCTGCCGGTGGAGCACAGTTCAGAGGCCTTATGGGCAAAGGCAGCAAAAGCTTTAAAAGTTCAGGTTAAGGACATCCGTTCTATCCTTATAATAAAGCAATCCGTAGATGCCAGAAAAAAGGAGGAAATCCATTTTACCTACTCCATAGATGTGGAGGTTGAAAAAGAAGAGTCTGTGTTACATAAAGCAAAGAGCGGGGACATCGGGTTATCAGAGAAAAAGGAATATGTGTTTCTAACGTCCGGAACCAAAAGAATGGCTCACCGGCCGGTGATTATAGGGACCGGACCAGCCGGACTTTTCTGTGGGTTGATGCTGGCCAGGAACGGCTATCAGCCCCTGCTATTGGAGCGGGGAGAGTGCGTGGAAAAACGCAAGGAGGCCGTGGATCTATTCTGGAAGGGCGGAACATTAAGGCCTGACTGTAATGTACAGTTTGGAGAGGGAGGAGCAGGCACCTTTTCCGACGGAAAGCTGAATACGCTTGTAAAGGATCCTCTTATGAGGAACCGGAAGGTATTGGAGCTTTTTGTGGAATTCGGTGCAGATCCCTCTATTCTCTATGTAAATAAGCCTCATATCGGCACAGATGTTTTAAGCGGCATTGTGAAAGGAATGAGAAAAGAAATTATACGGCTTGGGGGAGAGGTCCGTTTCAACAGCCCTGTGACCGATTTTATAATGAATGACCACCGGCTGCAGGGGGTTGTTGTCAATAAAAAGGAACAGATCCCCGCAGAGGTTCTTGTTCTGGCCATCGGACACAGTGCCAGGGATACCTTTGAAATTCTGAACAAAAAAGGAATACCCATGGAAGCAAAGGCATTTGCAGTGGGCTTAAGGATCCAACATCCCCAGGAAAACATAAACCGGTCTCAGTATGGAACCGGTAACCACCCCATACTAGGCCCAGCGGATTACAAGCTGACGCATCAGTGCGCAAACGGCAGAGGTATTTATACCTTCTGTATGTGTCCGGGAGGATATGTGGTCAACGCTTCTTCCGAAGAAAAAAAGCTTGCAGTTAACGGGATGAGCTATCACAAACGGGATGGCGTGAATGCTAACAGCGCCCTGATCGTCACGGTAACGCCGGAGGATTTTGGAAGCACGGCTCCTCTCGCCGGCATCGCTTATCAAAGACGGCTGGAAGAGGCTGCCTTTTCCTATGGCTCCGGAAAAATTCCGGTTCAGCTATACGGAGATTTTAAAAAGAGCCAGACCTCAAAGACCTTTGGATCCGTGGCACCTGCATTTAAAGGCCTTTATGAATTTGTAAATATTAGAGATTTTCTTCCGGAATACTTATCAGAATCAGTCATAGAAGGAGTGGAAGCTTTTGAACGCCGCATCCATGGTTTTTCCATGGCCGATGCTATTTTAGCTGGTGTGGAAAGCAGGACTTCTTCGCCGGTACGGATCCCCAGGAACGAAACGTTTGAATGCGGTATAAAAGGAATCTATCCATGTGGAGAAGGTGCCGGATACGCAGGGGGAATTACCTCTGCGGCAATGGATGGCTTAAAAGTGGCAGAAGCCATTGCTGCAAAATTTGAAAGGTTTTCTATATAA
- a CDS encoding glutamate-5-semialdehyde dehydrogenase, with product MTITEIGKTAKETAGIMGILGSAKKEEGLKAAAAALLEGEVEILTANQEDVIKAAASGMSAGLIDRLELTPARIEAMADGLLSVAALEDPVGEVLSMKVRPNGLTIGQKRVPLGVVGIIYEARPNVTADAFGLCFKSGNAVILKGGRDALESNKAIVKWLRTGLRNAGLPENAIQLITDIDREVTKEFMRLREYVDVLIPRGGAGLIRTVVDNSTIPVIETGTGNCHIFVDETADFNMALDIIYNAKTQRIGVCNACESLVIHRAIAPGFLPLLKERLSQKSVEIRADEEACAMTEGFISATEEDWGCEYLDYILSLKLVGSVEEAITHINRYSTRHSESIITSDYNNAQKFLNEIDAAAVYVNASTRFTDGHEFGFGAEIGISTQKLHARGPMGLKELTTTKYIIYGNGQIRP from the coding sequence ATGACGATTACAGAGATTGGAAAGACAGCAAAAGAAACAGCCGGAATCATGGGGATCCTGGGTTCAGCAAAAAAGGAGGAAGGCTTAAAGGCGGCAGCGGCGGCCCTGCTGGAAGGAGAAGTGGAAATTCTCACCGCAAATCAGGAGGATGTAATAAAAGCAGCAGCTTCCGGTATGAGTGCCGGGCTGATCGACCGCCTGGAATTGACTCCTGCCAGAATCGAAGCCATGGCAGACGGGCTTTTGTCCGTAGCTGCTCTGGAGGACCCGGTGGGAGAGGTGCTTTCCATGAAAGTCCGCCCCAATGGCCTAACCATCGGACAGAAGAGGGTTCCTCTGGGGGTTGTCGGTATTATATATGAAGCCAGACCTAATGTAACTGCCGATGCCTTTGGACTCTGCTTTAAATCAGGAAATGCCGTGATCTTAAAGGGAGGAAGGGATGCCCTGGAATCTAATAAGGCTATTGTAAAATGGCTCCGTACCGGCCTTAGAAATGCGGGCCTGCCAGAGAATGCCATCCAGCTCATTACCGATATTGACCGGGAAGTAACTAAGGAATTCATGCGCCTTAGAGAGTATGTGGATGTATTGATTCCAAGAGGAGGGGCGGGTTTAATAAGAACTGTTGTAGATAACAGCACCATTCCAGTCATTGAAACAGGAACAGGAAACTGCCATATTTTTGTCGACGAAACTGCTGATTTTAATATGGCTTTGGATATCATATACAACGCAAAGACTCAGAGGATCGGAGTTTGCAATGCTTGTGAGTCCCTGGTCATTCACAGAGCAATTGCCCCCGGTTTCCTGCCCTTATTAAAAGAACGGCTTTCTCAAAAATCGGTTGAGATTCGTGCGGACGAGGAAGCCTGTGCCATGACAGAGGGATTTATTTCAGCCACTGAAGAAGATTGGGGTTGTGAATACCTGGATTATATCCTGTCGTTAAAGCTTGTGGGTTCTGTGGAGGAAGCGATTACCCACATTAACCGTTATAGCACCAGGCATTCCGAATCTATAATTACATCAGATTACAACAATGCCCAGAAGTTTTTAAATGAGATTGATGCGGCAGCAGTTTATGTCAACGCTTCCACTCGTTTTACTGATGGACATGAGTTTGGATTTGGAGCTGAAATTGGCATCAGCACTCAAAAACTCCATGCAAGAGGGCCTATGGGACTTAAGGAACTGACCACCACCAAATATATCATCTATGGCAACGGACAAATTCGCCCATAG
- a CDS encoding 5-formyltetrahydrofolate cyclo-ligase, whose amino-acid sequence MEKSEKNDIRALIKEQRRSLESAAESLWNDSICEQLLNMDDILKAFCVYCYVSFRREAGTWRFMETLLKQGKCVAVPKVVGKNLEFYSISGKTDLEEGVMGIMEPKPSCLRIHDPGAPVIVPGIAFDQSGNRIGYGGGYYDRLFEKEPNHPRIAIAYGFQILEHIPTEPHDKRVDWIITP is encoded by the coding sequence ATGGAAAAGTCGGAGAAGAATGATATCAGGGCATTGATCAAGGAGCAACGCAGGTCTTTGGAGTCAGCCGCTGAAAGCCTTTGGAACGATTCCATTTGTGAGCAGCTTTTAAACATGGATGACATTCTCAAGGCATTTTGTGTCTATTGCTATGTATCCTTTCGCCGGGAAGCGGGGACCTGGAGGTTCATGGAAACTTTATTAAAGCAGGGAAAATGCGTAGCCGTACCAAAGGTCGTTGGAAAGAACCTGGAGTTTTATTCTATATCGGGGAAAACAGATTTGGAGGAAGGCGTTATGGGAATTATGGAGCCTAAACCATCCTGTTTAAGAATACATGATCCGGGAGCTCCTGTTATTGTTCCCGGAATAGCCTTTGACCAGTCCGGGAACCGGATCGGATACGGAGGTGGATACTATGACCGTCTGTTTGAGAAGGAACCAAACCATCCCCGCATTGCCATAGCATACGGCTTTCAGATATTGGAACATATACCAACGGAACCTCATGACAAACGTGTGGACTGGATTATTACCCCTTAA
- a CDS encoding DUF3048 domain-containing protein, with protein sequence MMKKVWFGFAGFLLSAAFLSGCSKKYEEVWISEQSVVPSDASETKEIKISSTEAANGPEANTGEYYTFEERTEKDGMIRSYLTGEMVDTAIGNRRPVAVMMSNDKEALPQYGINRAGVVYEAPAEGGMNRYMAVLENYDDLDRIGSVRSCRTYYTYFAREFDAIYAHYGQSTFAKPYLANVDNINGLDAIGTVAYFRTKDRKSPHNAYTSGNRLNKAILQLGYSETYDSSYRGHYRFAKDGRKVTLEEKNGVSDAYKVYPGYVLNKPWFEYHEDDGLYYRFQYGAPHKGDEGQIKVKNIILQYCPSAHYATTEYLNINVQDDSYGCYVTEGRSIPIKWSKDGEFGPTHYYDMENNEIILNQGKTWVCIISAQDSPNVKLYGKE encoded by the coding sequence ATGATGAAAAAGGTATGGTTTGGATTCGCTGGTTTCCTGCTGTCTGCCGCTTTTTTATCCGGCTGCAGTAAAAAATATGAGGAAGTATGGATTTCGGAACAATCAGTGGTACCATCCGATGCTTCGGAAACAAAAGAAATTAAAATCAGCAGCACGGAAGCGGCCAATGGACCGGAGGCGAATACCGGGGAATACTATACCTTCGAAGAGCGTACCGAAAAGGATGGGATGATACGCAGCTATCTCACCGGAGAGATGGTGGATACAGCCATAGGGAACCGGAGACCGGTAGCGGTTATGATGAGCAATGACAAGGAAGCACTTCCTCAATATGGGATCAACCGGGCCGGAGTGGTTTATGAAGCACCGGCCGAAGGGGGAATGAACCGATATATGGCTGTTTTAGAAAACTATGATGATCTGGACCGGATCGGATCTGTAAGGAGCTGCCGTACCTATTATACATATTTTGCCCGTGAATTTGATGCTATTTATGCCCATTACGGGCAGAGTACCTTTGCAAAGCCTTATCTTGCCAATGTGGATAATATTAACGGACTGGATGCCATCGGCACGGTGGCATATTTCCGTACCAAAGACCGGAAATCCCCCCACAATGCTTACACCAGCGGGAACCGTTTAAATAAGGCCATCCTTCAGCTTGGCTATTCGGAAACTTACGACTCCTCCTACCGCGGCCATTACCGCTTCGCCAAAGACGGCCGTAAAGTGACACTGGAAGAAAAAAACGGTGTCAGCGATGCTTATAAGGTCTATCCGGGCTATGTGCTCAACAAACCTTGGTTTGAGTACCATGAGGATGACGGGCTTTATTACCGGTTCCAGTATGGAGCCCCCCACAAGGGAGACGAAGGGCAGATCAAGGTGAAAAATATCATCCTGCAGTATTGTCCTTCCGCCCATTATGCCACGACAGAATATTTAAACATAAACGTACAGGATGACTCTTATGGCTGTTACGTAACGGAAGGCCGTTCCATCCCCATCAAATGGTCCAAGGATGGGGAATTCGGCCCAACACATTATTACGACATGGAGAATAACGAGATTATCCTGAACCAGGGAAAAACCTGGGTGTGTATTATTTCTGCACAGGATTCTCCTAATGTGAAATTATATGGAAAAGAATAA
- the abc-f gene encoding ribosomal protection-like ABC-F family protein — translation MSLIQVTDLSFTYDGSPDPVFEQVSFQIDTDWKLGFTGRNGRGKTTFLNLLMNRYQYTGTIVSNVLFDYFPYPVPDVELNTLEILDTLLGDYAFWELKRELSRLKVSEDVLYRPFYTLSNGERTKVLLAALFLREGHFLLIDEPTNHLDREARELVSQYLNSKKGFILVSHDRKFLDASVDHILSINKTNMEVQKGNFTSWYENKQMQDQFQRSENQRLKKDIRDLEAAARQSGDWADQVESTKIGKKSMGREKSIDTRAYIGEKSRRMQMRRKNLERRQDRAIEEKKGLLKNIEEAEDLKLYPLKYHSSRILSLKEVVPYYDMPVCEPVSFILEQGQRISLQGKNGCGKSTILKLILGMDVTGERISYTGNKETASSLKISYVSQDTSFLKGSLTQYSRESGIEDPLFKTLLRKLDFSREQLEKPMESYSEGQKKKVLIARSLCEQAHLYIWDEPLNFIDVYSRIQIEDLILKFKPTMLVVEHDDAFTGKVATEVVEIHDHRE, via the coding sequence ATGTCATTAATACAAGTCACTGATTTATCATTTACCTACGACGGAAGTCCTGACCCCGTTTTCGAACAGGTATCCTTCCAGATTGATACGGATTGGAAGCTGGGCTTTACAGGAAGAAACGGGAGGGGAAAGACCACATTTTTAAATCTTCTGATGAACCGGTATCAATACACGGGAACCATTGTATCCAATGTCCTGTTTGATTACTTCCCATATCCGGTACCGGATGTGGAGCTGAACACTTTGGAAATTCTGGACACCCTCCTTGGGGATTATGCTTTTTGGGAGCTTAAAAGAGAATTATCCAGACTGAAGGTTTCCGAGGATGTGCTATACCGCCCGTTTTACACGCTTTCAAACGGAGAGCGCACCAAGGTACTCTTAGCAGCCCTTTTCTTAAGGGAAGGTCATTTTCTGCTGATCGATGAACCCACCAATCATCTGGACCGGGAAGCCAGAGAACTGGTAAGCCAGTATTTAAACAGCAAAAAGGGCTTTATTCTGGTGTCCCATGACCGGAAGTTCCTGGATGCATCCGTGGATCACATCCTGTCCATAAACAAAACCAATATGGAAGTTCAGAAGGGCAATTTCACCTCCTGGTATGAGAACAAGCAAATGCAGGACCAGTTCCAACGGTCTGAAAACCAGCGGTTGAAAAAGGACATCCGTGATTTAGAGGCGGCCGCAAGGCAATCAGGGGACTGGGCGGACCAGGTGGAATCAACAAAGATCGGAAAAAAGTCCATGGGCCGTGAAAAATCCATTGATACACGGGCCTATATTGGCGAAAAGTCCAGGCGCATGCAGATGCGCAGAAAGAATCTGGAACGCAGGCAGGACCGTGCCATTGAGGAAAAAAAGGGCCTGCTGAAAAATATAGAAGAGGCGGAGGATCTTAAGCTTTATCCTTTAAAATACCACTCATCCAGAATTCTGTCCTTAAAGGAGGTTGTTCCATATTATGATATGCCTGTCTGTGAACCGGTCAGCTTTATCCTGGAACAGGGACAGCGCATATCCTTACAAGGGAAAAACGGGTGCGGAAAATCCACCATACTGAAGCTGATCCTGGGCATGGACGTTACAGGTGAACGTATTTCCTATACGGGGAATAAGGAAACAGCCAGCAGCCTTAAAATTTCCTATGTATCCCAGGACACTTCATTTTTAAAAGGAAGCCTGACACAATATTCCAGGGAAAGCGGTATCGAAGACCCCCTGTTTAAAACGCTTCTGCGCAAGCTGGACTTTTCCAGGGAGCAGCTGGAGAAACCCATGGAATCCTATAGCGAAGGACAGAAGAAAAAGGTTCTGATTGCCCGCAGCCTCTGTGAGCAGGCCCATTTGTATATATGGGATGAACCTCTTAATTTTATTGACGTATATTCCAGGATTCAGATCGAGGATCTGATTCTTAAATTCAAGCCCACCATGCTGGTTGTAGAGCATGACGATGCATTTACCGGGAAAGTGGCA
- the ybeY gene encoding rRNA maturation RNase YbeY, translating to MTINIEYEAEQKLDIPYEDIIKRVVEESLDYENCPYEAEVNVLITGNEEIRQINREYRDMDTPTDVLSFPMIEYECPSEFEHLEETADDCFHPETGELLLGDIVISVNKVEEQAEKYGHSQTRELAFLVAHSMLHLCGYDHMEEDEREIMEKKQEEILSRGGYTR from the coding sequence ATGACGATTAATATTGAATATGAGGCAGAACAGAAACTGGATATCCCATATGAAGATATTATTAAAAGAGTGGTGGAGGAATCTCTGGATTATGAAAACTGCCCTTATGAGGCAGAGGTCAATGTCCTGATTACCGGCAATGAGGAAATCCGCCAGATCAACAGGGAATACCGGGATATGGACACCCCTACGGATGTCCTTTCCTTTCCAATGATTGAGTATGAATGTCCTTCGGAATTTGAACATCTGGAAGAGACGGCAGACGACTGCTTTCATCCGGAAACAGGAGAGCTTTTGCTGGGAGACATTGTAATATCAGTAAATAAGGTAGAAGAACAGGCGGAAAAGTACGGCCATTCCCAAACAAGGGAGCTTGCTTTTTTAGTGGCACACAGCATGCTTCATCTATGTGGTTATGACCATATGGAAGAGGATGAACGTGAGATCATGGAGAAAAAGCAGGAGGAAATCTTAAGCCGGGGAGGATACACAAGATGA
- a CDS encoding BaiN/RdsA family NAD(P)/FAD-dependent oxidoreductase produces the protein MKRQVIIVGAGASGLTAAIQAARQGASVTVLEHTAKPGKKLLSTGNGKCNLTNLITPENAYRGGQLSFIKRVLENITVGQTLEFFRDLGLVLTDRNGYVYPNSGQAASVLNALLFELEHLGVSIVTDCQVIEIKKDLSLVTSKGEKRADALILAAGSSAAPKTGSDGSGYELAKALGHKIIKPLPALVQLRCREKWYKQAAGVRTEAFVTLKIDGKTAAADRGELQFTDYGISGIPVFQISRYAVRGIDAGQQVTAELDFLPSMNIDNTRQFLSERVKRLGYRRAEEFLNGVLNHKLNGILLKEAGIMNEGLVKNITPVQINRLVSALKGLKTNILASNSFDQAQVCSGGIDTMEVDPDTMESKLINGLYLAGEILDADGICGGYNLQWAWSCGILAGTCAGKGISNRCIALKKARSAYPGKHRQE, from the coding sequence ATGAAACGACAGGTAATCATCGTAGGAGCAGGAGCTTCCGGTCTGACAGCGGCCATTCAGGCAGCCAGGCAGGGCGCTTCTGTTACCGTTTTAGAGCATACAGCCAAGCCGGGGAAAAAGCTTCTTTCCACAGGAAACGGAAAATGCAATTTAACCAATCTTATAACTCCTGAAAACGCTTACCGTGGAGGACAGCTGTCTTTTATAAAAAGAGTTCTGGAGAACATCACCGTGGGACAGACCCTGGAATTCTTCCGGGATCTTGGCCTTGTTCTTACAGACCGGAACGGATATGTCTATCCAAATTCCGGGCAGGCGGCCTCCGTCCTTAATGCGCTTCTTTTTGAACTGGAGCATCTGGGTGTATCTATTGTTACCGACTGTCAGGTGATAGAGATAAAAAAGGATTTGTCCCTGGTAACTTCGAAAGGAGAGAAACGGGCGGATGCCCTTATTTTAGCGGCAGGTTCCTCGGCAGCCCCCAAAACAGGCTCCGATGGCAGCGGCTATGAGCTGGCAAAAGCTTTGGGACACAAAATCATTAAACCTCTGCCAGCCCTGGTACAGCTTAGGTGCAGAGAAAAATGGTACAAGCAGGCAGCAGGAGTCAGGACGGAGGCTTTCGTGACACTTAAAATAGACGGTAAAACGGCGGCAGCCGACCGGGGAGAGCTTCAGTTTACAGATTATGGGATTTCCGGCATTCCCGTTTTTCAGATCAGCCGGTATGCAGTCAGAGGGATTGATGCAGGGCAACAGGTTACAGCGGAGCTGGATTTTCTTCCTTCCATGAATATTGACAATACCCGTCAGTTTCTTTCGGAAAGGGTAAAACGCTTGGGTTACCGGCGGGCAGAGGAGTTTTTAAATGGTGTTTTAAATCATAAACTAAACGGGATTCTTTTAAAGGAAGCCGGAATCATGAACGAGGGCCTGGTAAAAAATATCACCCCTGTCCAGATCAACAGACTTGTTTCTGCCTTAAAGGGACTGAAAACGAATATTCTTGCTTCCAATTCCTTTGATCAGGCCCAGGTATGCAGCGGAGGTATTGATACCATGGAAGTTGATCCGGATACCATGGAATCTAAACTTATTAACGGCCTTTATCTGGCCGGAGAAATACTTGACGCAGACGGTATCTGCGGAGGCTATAACCTGCAGTGGGCCTGGTCTTGCGGCATACTTGCCGGTACCTGTGCAGGAAAAGGAATATCCAACAGGTGTATTGCACTTAAAAAAGCCAGAAGCGCTTATCCCGGAAAACACAGGCAGGAATAG
- a CDS encoding putative polysaccharide biosynthesis protein, protein MEKNKTSRKRTKKGASNFLVQGVILAVAGIIVRVIGMFYRIPLADILGNEGNGYYSSAFTIYSLLLIISSYSLPTAVSKMIATRLARKEYRNSVRVLKVALFYGTVAGGVGAAVLWFGADIFANRFLKMPYTFYALKTLAPTIWVIAYLGVFRGYFQGIGTMLPTAISQVLEQIVNAVISVYAASRLFQAGLKSNLVHGSTAYSFAFGAAGGTIGTGAGAVAALLFLLFLLFSYLPIVKRQARRDRTRRRESYGELSGALLMTVLPIVLSSVAYNISTVIDNSIYGNGMTAMGMGASEIASNWGITGKYQLLFNIPVAIANSLSSALIPSLSRAMAEGQKGQLKSKVSMVIRFSMLIAIPATVGLTVLAGPICNLLFSRNDNSALIKMMMYGSAAVVFFSLSTVTNGVLQGINRMQVPLRNAIISLILHVIILCVMLFGFRMGIYSVVYSNILFAFTMCILNGAAIRRFLNYRQEMKKTFLLPIVASGIMGAAAYGTYFWVHLTLKRNVFGVLAAIVMAVVVYGILLLKLRCVDETELLNVPGGRKLVRIARKFHLL, encoded by the coding sequence ATGGAAAAGAATAAGACAAGCAGAAAGCGAACGAAGAAGGGAGCCTCTAATTTCCTGGTCCAGGGTGTCATCCTCGCGGTGGCTGGTATTATCGTCCGGGTCATAGGCATGTTTTACCGCATCCCCCTGGCGGATATTTTAGGTAATGAAGGAAACGGCTATTACAGCTCTGCTTTTACGATTTATTCCCTTCTTTTGATCATATCATCTTATAGCCTGCCGACAGCAGTATCCAAGATGATCGCCACCAGACTGGCAAGAAAAGAGTACCGCAACTCCGTACGGGTGCTAAAGGTCGCCTTGTTCTACGGAACCGTGGCCGGAGGGGTGGGGGCTGCTGTACTCTGGTTTGGAGCGGATATATTTGCCAACCGTTTTTTAAAAATGCCTTATACCTTTTATGCCTTAAAAACGCTGGCCCCCACGATCTGGGTGATCGCCTATCTGGGTGTGTTCCGGGGCTATTTCCAGGGAATTGGGACCATGCTGCCCACAGCCATATCTCAGGTACTCGAACAGATCGTCAATGCGGTCATCAGCGTTTATGCGGCTTCCAGGTTGTTTCAGGCCGGACTTAAATCCAACCTGGTTCACGGGTCCACTGCTTATTCCTTTGCTTTTGGAGCTGCGGGAGGGACCATTGGAACAGGAGCAGGGGCAGTAGCTGCCCTGTTATTTCTCCTTTTCCTTTTATTCAGCTATTTACCGATTGTGAAAAGGCAGGCCAGAAGGGACAGGACCAGACGTCGGGAATCCTATGGGGAGCTTTCCGGCGCCCTTTTAATGACAGTCCTGCCCATTGTTTTAAGCAGTGTTGCCTACAACATCAGTACCGTTATTGACAACAGCATCTATGGAAACGGCATGACGGCCATGGGCATGGGTGCATCGGAGATCGCTTCCAATTGGGGCATCACCGGAAAGTATCAGCTTCTTTTTAACATACCGGTGGCAATTGCCAATTCCCTTTCTTCTGCACTCATTCCGTCTCTTTCCAGGGCAATGGCAGAAGGGCAGAAGGGGCAGTTGAAAAGTAAAGTCTCCATGGTGATCCGTTTTTCCATGCTCATCGCAATACCGGCTACGGTGGGCCTTACGGTTCTTGCAGGGCCTATCTGCAATCTTTTGTTCAGCAGGAATGATAACTCGGCCCTTATTAAGATGATGATGTACGGGTCTGCGGCAGTGGTATTTTTCTCTCTTTCCACAGTGACCAACGGAGTGCTGCAGGGAATCAACCGGATGCAGGTCCCCCTAAGGAATGCGATCATTTCCCTGATCCTCCATGTTATCATCCTGTGTGTCATGCTTTTTGGATTCCGGATGGGTATCTACAGCGTAGTGTATTCCAACATCCTGTTTGCATTTACCATGTGCATATTAAACGGAGCGGCGATCCGAAGATTTTTAAACTACAGGCAGGAAATGAAAAAAACATTTCTCCTCCCCATTGTGGCATCGGGGATCATGGGAGCGGCTGCCTACGGCACCTATTTTTGGGTGCATCTGACCTTAAAGCGTAATGTATTTGGTGTTCTTGCCGCCATAGTAATGGCAGTGGTGGTTTACGGAATCCTCCTTTTAAAGCTGCGCTGTGTGGACGAAACGGAGCTTTTAAACGTGCCTGGCGGGAGAAAGCTGGTGCGCATTGCAAGAAAATTCCATCTTTTGTGA